In one Brevibacterium sp. CBA3109 genomic region, the following are encoded:
- a CDS encoding aminotransferase class I/II-fold pyridoxal phosphate-dependent enzyme, translated as MSHMSELQAELENASGAYEEFASRGLKLDITRGKPASAQLDLSADLLNAVTGGDVMTPGGVDSRNYGGLDGIVELRELFAPLLKVPSDQLLAGGNASLTLMAQALTFALLHGTVADPRPWGQSPHKLICPVPGYDRHFTLAESLGFELLSIPMDSEGPVVAEAQRLAQDETVKGMWLVPMYSNPTGITITQKRARELAAMPAAAPDFTLLWDNAYGLHHLRDEHPEALDILSICAEAGHPERPWIFASTSKITHAGAGVSFLGAGPETSDWIRANLAKISIGPDKVNQLRHLRFFSDPAGVEDHMRQHAKIIAPKFDAVLNTLERELGGKGLAQWTQPDGGYFITLTTLEDTAERIVKLAAEAGVKLTPAGATHPYGVDPHNNVIRIAPTMPTVEDVELAAQGLVACVKLASYEKLLAG; from the coding sequence ATGTCCCACATGTCCGAGCTGCAGGCTGAGCTGGAGAACGCTTCTGGCGCCTATGAGGAATTCGCTTCCCGCGGGTTGAAACTTGATATCACCCGAGGCAAGCCGGCAAGCGCGCAACTCGACCTGTCGGCAGATCTTCTGAACGCAGTGACAGGTGGCGATGTCATGACTCCGGGCGGTGTCGATTCCCGCAACTATGGAGGGCTGGACGGAATCGTCGAGCTGCGCGAACTCTTCGCCCCGCTGCTCAAGGTCCCCTCGGACCAGTTGCTGGCCGGCGGAAACGCCTCGCTGACTCTCATGGCCCAGGCTCTGACCTTCGCTCTCCTGCACGGAACTGTCGCTGACCCACGACCCTGGGGCCAGAGTCCGCACAAACTCATCTGTCCGGTCCCCGGCTACGACCGACATTTCACCCTGGCCGAGTCTCTGGGTTTCGAACTCCTCAGCATCCCCATGGATTCCGAAGGTCCAGTCGTCGCCGAGGCACAGCGTCTGGCGCAGGACGAGACGGTCAAGGGAATGTGGCTGGTACCCATGTACTCCAACCCGACAGGCATCACGATCACGCAGAAACGAGCCCGTGAACTCGCTGCGATGCCAGCAGCGGCCCCTGACTTCACTCTGCTGTGGGACAACGCCTACGGGCTCCACCACCTCCGCGATGAGCATCCCGAAGCCCTCGACATCCTCAGCATCTGCGCCGAAGCAGGACACCCGGAACGCCCATGGATCTTCGCGTCAACGTCGAAGATCACCCATGCCGGAGCGGGAGTGTCCTTCTTGGGTGCAGGCCCGGAGACCAGCGACTGGATCCGGGCGAATCTGGCGAAGATTTCGATCGGTCCCGATAAGGTCAACCAGCTGCGTCACCTGCGCTTCTTCTCCGACCCGGCGGGCGTCGAGGACCACATGCGCCAGCATGCGAAGATCATCGCACCGAAATTCGATGCGGTGCTGAACACTTTGGAGCGGGAGTTGGGCGGCAAGGGCCTGGCTCAGTGGACTCAGCCCGACGGCGGATACTTCATCACCCTGACCACCTTGGAAGACACGGCGGAGCGGATCGTGAAATTGGCCGCCGAGGCTGGGGTCAAGTTGACGCCGGCCGGTGCCACCCATCCCTACGGTGTCGATCCCCACAACAACGTCATCCGCATCGCTCCGACCATGCCCACCGTCGAGGACGTCGAATTGGCGGCACAGGGTCTCGTCGCCTGTGTGAAGCTCGCCAGCTACGAGAAGCTCTTGGCTGGCTGA
- a CDS encoding class I SAM-dependent methyltransferase, giving the protein MKPRAQAAHGRSFGRMAGLYDEVRPRYPDAAINLVSRGWNDLDVCDLGAGTGILSTALLDRGANVIAIDPDDMSLANNPARSLVGSAEDTGLPESCVDVVTVAQAWHWFDEAAAAAEIARILRPGGHLIILINQLDVRIDWVLRLSRIMHAGDVHRPAYCPRPAGFDLVDHDLVEFTTPLTVAGIVDLARTRSYWLRSNQRTRTRVESNLREFFSLEHPVDGELELPYMCLAYGLKFDG; this is encoded by the coding sequence GTGAAACCACGTGCGCAAGCAGCTCATGGGCGCAGCTTCGGCAGGATGGCTGGCCTCTACGACGAAGTACGTCCACGCTATCCCGATGCTGCCATCAACCTGGTGAGCAGAGGCTGGAATGATCTCGATGTCTGTGACCTGGGCGCTGGGACAGGCATCCTCAGCACTGCGCTGCTCGACCGCGGTGCGAACGTCATCGCCATCGATCCCGACGACATGTCGCTGGCGAACAATCCTGCGCGAAGTCTCGTGGGCAGCGCCGAGGATACGGGCCTGCCGGAGTCCTGTGTCGATGTCGTGACGGTTGCACAGGCCTGGCACTGGTTCGACGAAGCCGCGGCTGCGGCTGAGATTGCCCGAATTCTCCGGCCGGGAGGTCATCTGATCATCCTCATCAATCAGCTCGATGTGCGCATCGACTGGGTGCTGCGTCTGAGCCGTATCATGCATGCTGGCGACGTGCACCGTCCCGCGTACTGTCCGCGCCCGGCAGGCTTCGATCTCGTCGACCATGATCTGGTCGAATTCACCACACCGCTCACCGTTGCAGGCATCGTTGATCTGGCCAGGACCCGTTCCTATTGGCTGCGCTCGAACCAGAGGACCAGGACACGGGTCGAGTCGAATCTGCGCGAATTCTTCTCTCTCGAACATCCCGTCGACGGGGAGCTGGAGCTTCCGTACATGTGCCTGGCCTATGGTCTCAAGTTCGACGGCTGA
- a CDS encoding Hsp20/alpha crystallin family protein, which produces MATRFDPIRDLDRFFSEVTRTPNSTSLPMDLYRDGEVFVARIDMPGVDPSSIDVDVEDRTLTVRAQRQSEVADKDVKWLTRERTTGTYARQLTLGNRVALDRIQADYQDGVLSLTIPVAEEARPRKINVSHSTPTRVTEVVETSPAQGEDPAGA; this is translated from the coding sequence ATGGCTACACGTTTTGACCCCATCCGTGACCTCGATCGATTCTTCTCGGAAGTGACTCGCACCCCGAACTCCACTTCGCTTCCCATGGATCTCTATCGCGACGGAGAGGTCTTCGTCGCACGCATCGACATGCCGGGTGTGGATCCGTCCAGCATCGATGTCGATGTTGAGGATCGCACGTTGACCGTGCGCGCTCAGCGACAATCCGAGGTTGCGGACAAGGATGTGAAATGGCTGACCCGGGAACGTACGACCGGGACCTACGCACGCCAACTCACGCTGGGCAATAGGGTCGCACTCGACCGGATCCAGGCTGACTACCAGGACGGTGTGCTGTCGCTGACGATCCCCGTGGCAGAGGAAGCTCGGCCACGCAAGATCAACGTCTCACACTCCACCCCGACCAGAGTCACCGAGGTTGTCGAAACCTCCCCAGCACAGGGTGAGGATCCGGCTGGCGCCTGA
- a CDS encoding AEC family transporter, producing MSLVPVLLALVPVAALIIGGSGLKRLPGFTSAEFWSGAEKLAYYILLPVLLFSSIVEVSVAHVPLGRLAVGLIGPTVIVSTFIIVLRQFVARDLPSYTSVLQGGIRFNTYIGLSISASLFGTEGSALAAIVAAVLVPTVNIVSSLGFEFLRTGPSSVVALLRVVVTNPLVIGCAAGGLFNLTGAQVPGVLDSVLSPLAAAALPIGLLCVGAGLRRFPLRAHVAAMVYSTVTKLIVLPALTLLALILLEVPTTPALVAMIFQSIATASSGYVMARQLGGNSELMAALIAVQTILMLLTLPVVLLVSQAALGA from the coding sequence GTGAGTCTTGTTCCAGTCCTCCTCGCCCTGGTTCCCGTCGCTGCTCTGATTATCGGCGGCAGCGGACTCAAACGACTCCCAGGTTTCACGTCTGCCGAATTCTGGTCGGGGGCGGAGAAGCTGGCCTACTACATCTTGTTGCCGGTGCTGTTGTTCTCCTCGATCGTCGAGGTCAGCGTGGCACATGTTCCGCTCGGGCGACTGGCTGTGGGCCTTATCGGCCCGACGGTGATCGTGTCGACGTTCATCATTGTGCTGCGCCAGTTCGTCGCCCGCGACCTTCCGTCCTACACCTCGGTGCTGCAGGGCGGAATCCGGTTCAATACGTATATCGGTCTGTCGATATCGGCGAGCCTGTTCGGGACCGAGGGCAGTGCCCTGGCCGCTATCGTCGCGGCCGTCCTCGTGCCCACTGTGAATATCGTATCCAGTCTCGGATTCGAGTTTCTGCGTACCGGACCCAGTTCCGTTGTCGCGCTCCTGCGTGTGGTCGTGACGAATCCGCTGGTCATCGGCTGCGCGGCCGGGGGACTGTTCAATCTCACCGGGGCTCAGGTCCCGGGTGTCCTCGACTCGGTGCTGTCTCCGCTGGCCGCTGCGGCTCTGCCGATCGGACTTCTGTGCGTCGGGGCGGGCCTGCGCCGGTTTCCGTTGCGTGCCCATGTCGCCGCAATGGTCTATTCCACCGTCACCAAGCTCATCGTTCTGCCTGCGCTGACCTTGCTCGCCCTCATCCTGCTCGAGGTGCCCACCACACCTGCCCTGGTCGCTATGATCTTCCAGTCGATCGCCACGGCAAGCTCCGGCTATGTCATGGCGCGCCAGTTGGGTGGAAATTCGGAACTGATGGCGGCCCTCATCGCGGTCCAGACCATTCTCATGCTTCTGACGCTTCCCGTGGTCTTGCTCGTCTCCCAGGCTGCACTCGGAGCCTGA
- a CDS encoding ferritin yields MQLSPAMQKVLGEQVTLELEASMVYLQLSIQLDDLDLPGMTRWMRAQSEEEQVHAAKFIQHCQDRDFAPQIGDIAAPKVSGSQPVDYFKAALAHEEKVSESIRNLYRTAQSEGDLDVLPLLHWFIDEQVEEESTISEIIGRLEHVGDSGSGLLRIDSELGSRHPEIKPDSE; encoded by the coding sequence ATGCAGTTGAGCCCCGCTATGCAGAAGGTCCTCGGCGAGCAGGTCACCCTCGAGCTCGAAGCGTCGATGGTCTACCTGCAACTGTCCATCCAGCTCGACGATCTGGACCTTCCCGGAATGACACGCTGGATGCGTGCACAGTCCGAGGAGGAACAGGTCCACGCCGCGAAATTCATCCAGCACTGCCAGGATCGCGACTTCGCTCCTCAGATCGGTGACATCGCTGCCCCGAAGGTCTCCGGCTCGCAGCCCGTCGACTACTTCAAGGCAGCCCTGGCCCACGAGGAGAAGGTCTCCGAGTCGATCCGCAATCTCTACCGCACCGCGCAGTCGGAAGGCGACCTCGACGTCCTGCCGCTCCTGCACTGGTTCATCGACGAGCAGGTCGAAGAGGAATCAACCATCTCCGAGATCATCGGTCGTCTGGAGCACGTTGGAGACAGCGGATCAGGACTGCTCCGGATCGATTCCGAGCTCGGATCACGTCACCCTGAGATCAAGCCTGACAGCGAGTGA
- a CDS encoding 4a-hydroxytetrahydrobiopterin dehydratase: MQDRIDELTQWQSADDALHARFLTGSFVSGVRFINAIADAAEAAGHHPDVDLRFPHVDISLTSHDAGSITDKDIDLANEISQIARDQGIDAEI, translated from the coding sequence ATGCAGGATCGAATCGACGAACTCACGCAATGGCAATCGGCCGACGACGCGCTCCACGCACGATTCCTGACGGGATCCTTCGTCAGCGGGGTGAGGTTCATCAACGCGATCGCCGACGCCGCGGAAGCCGCAGGCCACCACCCGGATGTAGACCTGCGGTTCCCGCACGTGGACATCTCTCTGACCAGCCATGATGCCGGGTCGATCACGGACAAGGACATCGATTTGGCCAATGAGATCTCCCAGATCGCACGGGATCAGGGCATCGACGCGGAGATCTGA
- a CDS encoding amidase encodes MSEELRWLSTRELAAKIATKEISAREALSDHLSRIDSVNPAINAVVTRDDEAALVRAGAADEAVARGEQIGPLHGVPMTHKDTHDTAGLRTTWGSPIMADRVPDTDSLIISRLKAAGVNTTGKTNVPEFAAGSHTFNPVFGTTVNPYDTSKSASGSSGGVGAVLAAGIQASGDGSDMGGSLRSPASFNNVVGFRPSNGRIPHTLPGSPFTWLAQSGFMARTVSDVALTMSATAGPERGGPRSIGESGSVFDLPEFGLEAEAEPDLHGVTIGFSPDLDGLLPVESEVHEIVAGTANVFSSLGAGVVDSIPNLGDADEVFNVRRALDFLYSWGPLLEKHPDQIKDSVVWNIEMGLKLTGAEVVSADRARARLHGEIERFFGKHDLLVLTTCQVLPFDATIEYPTEINGVGLENYLDWMRALCLISATGCPAISVPAGFSKSGLPVGVQLVAKPGADVDLLRMAHAFEAATQVHRRHPQISASMP; translated from the coding sequence ATGAGCGAGGAATTGCGCTGGCTGTCCACCCGTGAACTGGCAGCCAAGATCGCAACGAAAGAGATCTCGGCCCGGGAGGCGCTCAGCGATCACCTGTCCCGCATCGATTCCGTCAATCCGGCAATCAACGCGGTCGTCACCCGCGATGACGAAGCCGCACTCGTGCGAGCAGGGGCTGCGGACGAGGCGGTGGCAAGGGGAGAGCAGATCGGACCGCTCCACGGAGTGCCGATGACCCATAAGGACACCCACGACACCGCGGGCCTGCGCACCACCTGGGGCTCGCCCATCATGGCCGATCGTGTTCCGGACACCGACTCGCTGATCATCTCCCGTCTCAAAGCGGCCGGAGTCAACACGACGGGCAAGACGAATGTTCCGGAATTCGCAGCAGGCTCGCACACCTTCAACCCGGTCTTCGGCACCACTGTCAATCCCTATGACACTTCCAAATCTGCTTCGGGTTCCTCCGGCGGGGTCGGCGCTGTCCTCGCCGCCGGTATCCAAGCCTCCGGAGATGGTTCGGACATGGGTGGGTCGTTGCGCTCCCCCGCGTCGTTCAACAATGTCGTGGGCTTCCGTCCGTCGAACGGGCGAATTCCGCATACTCTTCCCGGCAGCCCGTTCACCTGGCTGGCGCAGAGCGGCTTTATGGCGCGGACAGTATCCGACGTGGCGCTGACGATGAGCGCGACGGCTGGGCCAGAACGCGGTGGCCCTCGTTCGATAGGCGAATCTGGCAGCGTCTTCGATCTCCCCGAATTCGGTCTGGAAGCCGAGGCTGAGCCCGATCTGCACGGCGTGACGATCGGGTTCAGCCCAGACCTGGACGGACTGCTTCCCGTTGAGAGCGAAGTGCATGAGATCGTGGCAGGCACGGCGAACGTCTTCTCCTCGCTCGGGGCGGGTGTCGTTGACTCGATCCCCAACCTCGGCGATGCCGATGAGGTCTTCAATGTCCGGCGCGCTCTTGACTTCCTCTACTCCTGGGGGCCTCTGCTCGAGAAGCACCCGGATCAGATCAAAGACTCTGTGGTCTGGAACATCGAGATGGGGCTCAAGCTCACAGGCGCCGAGGTGGTCTCCGCCGACCGTGCACGTGCTCGTCTGCATGGAGAGATTGAGCGGTTCTTCGGGAAGCACGACCTCTTGGTGCTCACCACCTGCCAAGTGCTCCCGTTCGACGCGACGATCGAATATCCCACGGAGATCAACGGGGTCGGACTCGAGAACTATCTCGATTGGATGCGAGCCCTGTGCCTGATCTCAGCCACAGGGTGTCCTGCGATCTCTGTGCCAGCTGGCTTCTCGAAGTCAGGACTGCCGGTGGGAGTTCAGCTCGTGGCAAAGCCGGGCGCAGACGTGGATCTGTTGCGCATGGCCCATGCCTTCGAAGCAGCGACACAGGTCCATCGTCGCCATCCTCAGATCTCCGCGTCGATGCCCTGA
- a CDS encoding amidohydrolase encodes MSLNTTLRDAISANLAQTVADYKDFHRSPELSMQETQTAATIAANLEGLGLEAQTFGGTGVVGVIENGQGPVVAYRADIDGLPISEDTGYDYASTAEGTLPDGTTSKVMHGCGHDTHITVGLYLARYLVEHKDLWSGTVIMLFQPGEETGAGARAMLDDGLWDSIVKPEVIYGQHVWPGKAGHIYVAKGTAMAMSDCLKVTVRGKQAHGSQPESSVDPIVLGAYMITRLQSIVSREISGRDMAVVTVGTFHGGLKENIIPDSAEFKLNIRTFNEDVRAVVLDRVERIIVAEAAASGAPEPIIEEMYRFPRCYNDPAATDQFLDVLGAELGEDQVHLDQAVTGSEDFGAFGDDIDVPYVYWFFGGYSPAKFDGEEPPAGNHSPFFAPDDVETTLETGIRAALTAVLGTVGK; translated from the coding sequence ATGTCGCTCAACACCACCCTCCGTGACGCCATCTCCGCCAACCTCGCTCAGACGGTTGCTGACTACAAGGACTTCCACCGCAGCCCCGAACTGTCCATGCAGGAGACCCAGACTGCCGCGACCATCGCCGCCAACCTCGAAGGGCTCGGCCTTGAAGCTCAAACCTTCGGCGGAACCGGAGTCGTCGGCGTCATAGAAAACGGTCAGGGGCCAGTTGTGGCCTACCGTGCCGACATCGACGGTCTGCCGATTTCCGAAGACACCGGTTACGACTACGCGTCGACCGCAGAGGGAACTCTCCCCGACGGAACGACATCGAAGGTGATGCACGGCTGCGGTCACGACACGCACATCACAGTGGGGCTCTACCTTGCCCGCTATCTGGTCGAGCACAAGGATCTGTGGTCTGGGACCGTGATCATGCTCTTCCAACCGGGCGAGGAAACCGGAGCAGGAGCGCGAGCGATGCTCGATGACGGACTCTGGGATTCGATCGTCAAGCCAGAGGTCATCTACGGCCAGCACGTGTGGCCCGGCAAGGCCGGACACATCTACGTGGCCAAGGGAACCGCGATGGCGATGTCCGACTGCCTCAAGGTCACGGTCAGGGGCAAACAGGCCCACGGTTCGCAGCCCGAGAGCTCAGTCGACCCGATCGTCCTCGGCGCCTATATGATCACTCGCCTCCAGAGCATCGTGTCGCGAGAGATCTCTGGTCGCGACATGGCCGTGGTCACAGTGGGGACATTCCACGGCGGGCTGAAGGAGAACATCATTCCAGACTCCGCCGAATTCAAACTCAATATCCGCACCTTCAACGAGGACGTCCGCGCCGTCGTCCTCGACCGCGTCGAACGGATCATCGTGGCAGAGGCTGCGGCATCCGGAGCCCCAGAGCCCATCATCGAAGAGATGTACCGCTTCCCGCGCTGTTACAACGATCCGGCAGCCACAGACCAGTTCCTCGACGTGCTCGGAGCCGAGCTCGGGGAGGACCAGGTTCACCTGGACCAAGCTGTGACGGGCAGCGAGGACTTCGGAGCATTCGGCGACGACATCGACGTGCCCTACGTCTACTGGTTCTTCGGAGGGTACTCCCCTGCCAAATTCGACGGTGAGGAACCACCTGCAGGAAATCACTCACCGTTCTTCGCCCCCGACGATGTCGAAACCACTCTGGAGACCGGCATTCGCGCGGCGCTGACCGCTGTTCTCGGCACAGTCGGGAAGTGA
- a CDS encoding DUF5058 family protein, translating to MLMASESADYLGLANAPVLWILALAVMCVVVVQSLIYMSAVKKNAESAGMSQKEVRTAFRAGGVAAIGPSLSVVLVAIALLPLFGTPPVIVRVGLIGSAATEVASASIAAGTMGANLGDETFTRGVFIVSLMAMSLSGAGWMISTLILTPVFKRSTNKLEKVNPALMSIIPGAALLAAFAALTFREIPKSPTHVIAVLVSAVVMSICLFLAHILKMPWLKEWGLGISLLGGLIAAYFAHYAGLGIPEA from the coding sequence ATGTTGATGGCAAGTGAATCGGCCGACTATCTCGGTCTTGCAAATGCCCCGGTGCTCTGGATTCTGGCGCTGGCGGTCATGTGCGTGGTCGTGGTGCAGTCGCTGATCTACATGAGCGCTGTGAAGAAGAATGCTGAATCAGCGGGCATGAGCCAGAAGGAGGTCAGGACGGCCTTCCGGGCCGGCGGTGTTGCCGCCATCGGGCCGTCACTGTCCGTGGTTCTCGTCGCAATTGCACTGCTCCCGCTCTTCGGCACTCCCCCGGTGATCGTGCGCGTCGGACTCATCGGCTCGGCAGCCACCGAGGTCGCGTCGGCTTCGATTGCGGCAGGCACCATGGGAGCGAACCTCGGGGATGAAACCTTCACCCGCGGGGTATTCATCGTGTCGCTGATGGCCATGAGCCTCTCGGGTGCGGGATGGATGATCTCCACACTGATCCTGACGCCGGTCTTCAAGCGCAGCACCAATAAGCTCGAGAAGGTCAATCCGGCTCTGATGTCGATCATTCCCGGCGCAGCCTTGCTTGCAGCGTTCGCAGCTCTGACCTTTCGGGAGATCCCCAAATCACCGACGCACGTCATCGCCGTTCTCGTCTCCGCAGTGGTGATGTCGATCTGTCTCTTCCTCGCACACATTTTGAAGATGCCATGGCTGAAGGAATGGGGCCTGGGCATCTCTCTGCTGGGGGGACTCATCGCGGCCTACTTCGCCCACTATGCCGGCCTCGGAATCCCGGAAGCCTGA
- a CDS encoding maleylpyruvate isomerase N-terminal domain-containing protein, which produces MDHPRIYSYLDRAEICWAIALSRVSEADLDSSSGCLEWSNEQLINHLIGGGLRYEALLAQAPPAEVEATRGQNHLGEDRLESFWTHEQAFRRMAGECDLNAEVPHRIGPISGHQLVKMRILELALHAADLSVGTGDEWPIDDELAEFIDRRLGKLIVQLGSAGGYAPPQPGVGAGERAHASRAQRVLNISGRGAAVNAVLPPHRGGR; this is translated from the coding sequence ATGGATCACCCGCGCATCTACAGCTATCTCGACCGGGCAGAGATCTGCTGGGCAATCGCACTGTCACGAGTCTCCGAAGCGGACCTTGACTCGTCGAGCGGATGTCTGGAGTGGAGCAATGAGCAGCTGATCAACCATCTCATCGGCGGGGGATTGCGTTATGAGGCACTGCTTGCTCAGGCCCCACCTGCTGAGGTGGAGGCCACACGGGGGCAGAACCACCTCGGCGAGGATCGACTTGAATCGTTCTGGACGCATGAACAGGCGTTCCGAAGGATGGCGGGGGAGTGTGACCTCAACGCCGAAGTTCCCCACCGGATCGGGCCGATATCCGGACACCAACTTGTGAAGATGCGCATCCTCGAACTGGCCCTCCATGCTGCCGATCTCTCTGTAGGCACCGGCGATGAGTGGCCGATCGATGATGAGCTCGCTGAGTTCATTGACAGGCGACTGGGTAAGCTGATTGTGCAACTGGGTTCTGCTGGGGGCTATGCACCTCCGCAGCCGGGCGTCGGTGCTGGTGAACGTGCTCACGCCTCACGCGCTCAGCGAGTGCTGAACATCTCCGGGCGTGGAGCCGCTGTCAACGCCGTGTTGCCGCCACATAGGGGTGGCCGATGA
- a CDS encoding transglycosylase family protein gives MNLYSTSLRKVALVAGAGAVAAAGLTGVSGPAQASTGTQSSDGVWDKVAECESGGDWHINTGNGYYGGLQFSKQTWKAFGGEGMPHKASKAEQIDVAQKTLKEQGPGAWPVCGEEAGLTKANGAADDGDGSKDDSGSKDDGKVGLGGS, from the coding sequence GTGAACCTCTACAGCACAAGCCTCCGCAAGGTCGCACTCGTCGCAGGAGCCGGCGCGGTCGCCGCCGCCGGACTGACGGGAGTGAGCGGCCCGGCCCAGGCCTCCACTGGGACTCAGTCCTCGGATGGCGTCTGGGACAAGGTCGCCGAGTGCGAGTCCGGCGGTGACTGGCACATCAACACCGGCAATGGCTACTACGGTGGTCTGCAGTTCTCGAAGCAGACCTGGAAGGCGTTCGGCGGTGAGGGTATGCCTCACAAGGCCAGCAAGGCTGAGCAGATCGACGTTGCACAGAAGACTCTCAAGGAGCAGGGGCCGGGCGCCTGGCCGGTCTGCGGTGAAGAAGCTGGTCTGACGAAGGCCAATGGCGCCGCAGACGACGGTGACGGGTCCAAGGACGACAGCGGATCCAAGGATGACGGCAAGGTCGGACTCGGCGGCAGCTGA
- a CDS encoding APC family permease translates to MTSATSPPGSEGSPSAGSGSGLSSKGLSAGKIGAIGGAIIGISCIAPAYTLTSGLGPTISQVGVHTPAILLIGFVPMLLVVFGYRELNTAMPDSGTTFTWATRAFGPWLGWMGGWGLISATVLVLSNLAAVAVDFLFLLLAQIFGDPGIADLTRVLWINIPVTIILTAAAAWISYRGVEATQKIQVWLVAFQVLALGWFVIAAFVHVSNGTAFDPTPVELGWFNPAAAGDFSTVAAAVSLSIFLFWGWDTVITMNEEAKGPEKTPGRAAMLTIVAIVIIYLACTVAVISFAGVGTGGLGAGNPENQESIFAALAGPVMGPFAVLVSIAVLSSSVASLQSTMVSPSRTILAMGHYGALPKKYGNISPRYKSPSVATVTSAGAAISFYVVMRLLSENALWDTITALGLMVCFYYGITGLACIWYFRRSLFTGVKSFFFRFLFPLVGGVTLLVIFVTTAIDSLAPDYGSGSSVFGIGLVFVLGIGVLLLGVIIMIIQSRMSPGYFRGETLTQGVHEG, encoded by the coding sequence ATGACCTCGGCAACTTCACCTCCCGGCTCGGAAGGAAGTCCGTCTGCTGGCTCCGGCTCGGGCCTGAGCTCCAAGGGGCTGTCCGCGGGCAAGATCGGCGCCATAGGCGGTGCCATCATCGGCATCTCATGTATCGCTCCTGCCTACACGCTGACCTCGGGTCTGGGGCCAACGATCTCGCAGGTCGGAGTCCACACCCCGGCGATTCTGCTCATCGGCTTCGTTCCGATGCTGCTCGTTGTCTTCGGCTACCGCGAACTCAACACTGCCATGCCCGATTCCGGCACCACCTTCACCTGGGCGACCCGTGCCTTCGGACCCTGGCTCGGGTGGATGGGAGGTTGGGGGCTGATCTCAGCTACAGTCCTGGTGTTGTCGAACCTGGCCGCCGTGGCCGTGGATTTTCTGTTTCTGCTGCTGGCTCAGATCTTCGGCGACCCCGGGATCGCCGACCTGACGCGAGTGCTGTGGATCAACATTCCCGTCACCATCATTCTGACTGCGGCCGCCGCGTGGATCTCCTACCGCGGAGTCGAAGCCACCCAGAAGATCCAGGTCTGGCTTGTCGCGTTCCAGGTCCTTGCCCTCGGCTGGTTCGTCATTGCGGCATTCGTCCACGTGTCCAACGGCACCGCCTTCGATCCGACACCGGTCGAACTCGGTTGGTTCAACCCCGCCGCCGCCGGTGATTTCTCCACGGTCGCAGCGGCAGTGTCCCTGTCGATCTTCCTCTTCTGGGGCTGGGACACCGTCATCACCATGAACGAAGAGGCGAAGGGCCCGGAGAAAACTCCCGGCCGGGCCGCGATGCTCACGATCGTCGCCATCGTCATCATCTACCTCGCCTGCACCGTCGCCGTCATCTCCTTCGCCGGAGTCGGCACAGGCGGATTGGGCGCAGGGAACCCGGAGAACCAGGAATCCATCTTCGCAGCCCTCGCGGGACCTGTGATGGGACCCTTCGCCGTGCTCGTCTCGATCGCCGTCCTCTCGAGCTCAGTGGCGTCGCTGCAGTCGACGATGGTCTCACCCTCTCGCACGATCCTGGCCATGGGCCACTACGGAGCACTGCCGAAGAAGTACGGCAACATCTCACCCCGGTACAAGTCGCCATCGGTGGCCACAGTCACCTCGGCGGGGGCTGCGATCAGCTTCTACGTAGTCATGCGGCTGCTGTCGGAGAACGCACTGTGGGACACGATCACCGCACTGGGTCTCATGGTCTGCTTCTACTACGGCATAACCGGCCTGGCCTGCATCTGGTATTTCCGCCGGTCACTGTTCACGGGGGTGAAGAGCTTCTTCTTCAGGTTCCTGTTCCCGCTGGTCGGGGGAGTGACCCTGCTGGTGATCTTCGTGACCACCGCGATCGACTCCCTTGCTCCCGACTACGGTTCAGGATCCTCGGTCTTCGGCATCGGACTGGTCTTCGTGTTGGGCATCGGAGTCCTGCTCCTGGGCGTAATCATCATGATCATCCAATCCCGCATGAGTCCCGGGTACTTCCGTGGGGAGACCCTGACCCAGGGAGTCCACGAAGGGTGA